The Zonotrichia leucophrys gambelii isolate GWCS_2022_RI chromosome 23, RI_Zleu_2.0, whole genome shotgun sequence genome includes a region encoding these proteins:
- the POU3F1 gene encoding POU domain, class 3, transcription factor 1: MAAAAQYLPRSAALMHPDGDRLHQGTTYREVQKMMHHEYLQGLAPAAGHAVGLAHHQWLPSAGTDWGSGGGGGGAHLPPAEHAKGGPPGPREELSAAAFHHRPHLVHQPAAGGAAGGWAQGGAHHLPPMSPPSGQPLLYAQPYAGLNGMLGPPAPALHHGLRDPLGAEEAGGHELAASPPPLGPPEPSDEDAPSSDDLEQFAKQFKQRRIKLGFTQADVGLALGTLYGNVFSQTTICRFEALQLSFKNMCKLKPLLNKWLEETDSSTGSPTNLDKIAAQGRKRKKRTSIEVGVKGALENHFLKCPKPSAHEITSLADSLQLEKEVVRVWFCNRRQKEKRMTPAGVPHPPMEDVYAQADTSPLHHALPGAVP, from the coding sequence GCACCAGGGCACCACGTACCGTGAGGTGCAGAAGATGATGCACCACGAGTACCTGCAGGGACTGGCCCCCGCCGCCGGGCACGCCGTCGGGCTGGCGCACCACCAGTGGCTGCCCAGCGCCGGCACGGACTGGGGCAGCGGCGGGGGTGGAGGGGGCGCGCACCTTCCGCCCGCCGAGCACGCCAAGGGCGGCCCGCCGGGACCCCGCGAAGAGCTGTCGGCCGCCGCCTTCCACCACCGGCCGCACCTGGTGCACCAGcccgcggcgggcggcgcggcgggcggctGGGCGCAGGGCGGCGCGCACCACCTGCCGCCCATGTCCCCGCCGTCGGGGCAGCCGCTGCTCTACGCGCAGCCCTACGCGGGCCTCAACGGGATGCTGGGCCCGCCGGCGCCCGCGCTGCACCACGGGCTGCGCGACCCGCTGGGCGCCGAGGAGGCGGGAGGCCACGAGCTGGCGGCATCGCCGCCGCCGCTGGGGCCGCCCGAGCCGTCGGACGAGGACGCGCCCAGCTCCGACGACCTGGAGCAGTTCGCCAAGCAGTTCAAGCAGCGGCGGATCAAGCTGGGCTTCACGCAGGCCGACGTGGGGCTGGCGCTGGGCACCCTGTACGGGAACGTCTTCTCGCAGACCACCATCTGCCGGTTCGAGGCGCTGCAGCTGAGCTTCAAGAACATGTGCAAGCTGAAGCCGCTGCTCAACAAGTGGCTGGAGGAGACGGACTCCAGCACGGGCAGCCCCACCAACCTGGACAAGATCGCGGCgcaggggaggaagaggaagaagcgGACGTCCATCGAGGTGGGCGTCAAGGGCGCCCTGGAGAACCACTTCCTCAAGTGCCCCAAGCCCTCGGCGCACGAGATCACCTCGCTGGCGgactccctgcagctggagaaagaGGTGGTGCGGGTCTGGTTCTGCAACCGGCGGCAGAAGGAGAAGCGCATGACGCCGGCCGGGGTCCCGCATCCCCCCATGGAGGACGTTTACGCACAGGCGGACACTTCGCCGCTGCACCACGCGCTGCCCGGCGCCGTGCCGTGA